TATCGACCTTTCCATtcaactctcggcaagaaatcATTAAACGtattctcaaaatgtcaaacttaagCAAACCATGGTTTTAGTACATTTTGCAGAGGATACTTTACTCATGTAACATTTTGGAGGACTTTAACTAGGAGtgaagtatttttatattgtggttttgtatttaattaaaggaCCTgtatacttcttccaccactgactgTAAATGTAGACCTACTACATGTTAAACCAGGGTTTAACTAGATCAGCCCATGAGGAAACAGAGTTTAGATGAAGTGTCTCTGTCCTTCAAACCATTTTGTAGATGAGGTGGGGGGTAGCTCATGACTGATTTATAGCCCTCTGTGGCAACACCACTATAGTTCAACCCACCAACCTTCCTTTGTGCCAGAATAGATGCTCATTGTAAATCAAATCTGCTGTTGCAGATTTTTGGGCGCTGGTTCAGCTCTGCGACACTGTGGTCTATATTTAAGAAAAACCCTCACCCTGACCTTGTGTCCCATTATAAAGAACCTTCCAGACTCCTGGGATGGCTGACGTGTCTTTGCAGTGCACTGGTCACCCGCTGCCACCTGGGCTGTCCAATGCCGCGGTGTTGGCGAGTTGTTAAACATACCAGAGTGCAGCTGCTTGATTTTCACATTACAACTGACTACTAGGGAGGATTACTTACCGTTTACGCAGCAAATCGGGGCTAAATCACTGAGCTTATTTACTCAGTGTGAAAGATAAAGACCTAACCTGTGTCCATGCAGttggtttgtttaaatgtgcatttatcataaaaagaaaatacatgaaacatCTGCTGATGTTAGCAGAGTAAAGCTATCTGTCCTCTTTTTGtgcaaaaatcacatttcttcaGACATCAAGGCCCTAAATGTTGAGCCACAGCGTGAACAATAGGAATGGAAAAGTGTTTGTCAAGTCTCAGCTCGGACCCTAAATAGCGATTCCTTGTTTGTAACCAACCCACCTCTCCATCAGAAATAGACCGCTGAGGAATGAAGTAAAGGGCAAATGACAAAGTTACAGCTATCAATCACACAGAGAAGTGTCTTGACTTTGACTGCAGTGTCTTGACTTTGACTGCAGGGTATGTTTCAGCAATAGTGGAACTGACTCtgatatacaaacacaaatgcacagagACGTATGGATGTGAAAGCATTGATTAACAGCCTTAAAAATAATCTAGTTTATCACCTAATAAACTTTGACAAGTTATGCAATTTGAAATGCAACATTGACGTATGAATTGATTAATAGATCTTTaaagtctgtctctctctctgttagcAGGCGTAAGACCCTAACCATTGACATCCCCGTTTAAATCAAGTCTCACCTGACAAAACACAACGCTCAGCTACTGTACGTGCATCCATTTCCCTTCAACGTTTCCTGTTTGTTGCATGAAGTTCACAACCGGAGTGAGGAAAAGACGAGGGACCAGGATGAGTGACTCCAGCATCAAAGTCTccagagggtttttttttttcctcaaaagtaaaaaaatatcgAAGTTTTCATCAGACTTGACTTGACTAGGAAAACTGAAAGAAGATGCCATATATAATAAGGGTTTTCAGGACAAAGCACCGCATGTTTAATGCTTAATATGTAATGGATTGTGTAGTATCCATCTTTTTAATTATAAGGTTCTAAGTTTAAGATGCCAGGATGCTTAAATGTCATATTGCTTTCAAGCCACACTGACATGTCTGCTCCTATTGTATTTCCATATAGCTTAAACCAAATAACaagcatttgtgttttattgtcgtACAGACTCACTGCTTTTTGGGATGATAGTCACTATTTTGACTCCATGTGATAACCAAGGTAGTTAATGTCCATCTCACTGCTTGCATTTGAATTGTGAGCGTAAACTGCCACTAAGGTGGATGTTGGTAAGTACAGTTTTATAATAAAGCACCCTTTATGAAGGGATCTTTAAATAGTAACTAATTACTTTTTTAGCTAGGTTAGTAAGTCATCAATGAGTGCAGAtttttgggttgccaggttgtgaaaaatCCCTTTGTAAAATTGTAACTAATGCAACACAAACTTTGTGGATGGAAATGTTGGTTCAGTCTGTTGGTTTACCTCTTTGTTCTAGACAGAAATATCTCAACCATTGGATGCATTTCCATCAAAGtttggtacaaacattcatggtgcccagaggatgaatcctactgacttccTCCTTACTTTCCAACTTTGCAACTCTGGATCAATTTGCTCAATGATCCCTAAATGATGGCGCCTTCTGACATTAGTGATCCTGTGACTTTTCAACTAGTGTCCATTTGAATTTGAGTGAAATGCATGAATTGCAATGTCTTTGGTGATCCCCAACATTTCATTTATCGCCATCATCAGATCAAAATTTAgattatgaccaaatacctgtaaGAATAACATTCAGCCTCAGATGTACTTTGTTTTAAGTGTTAATAAGTACATCTTAACATTCACAAATGCAAACTGGATGAAGTATTATTAATGGCTTATTAGCATTTATAACTGCAGACTTCATGGCTTATTAGAAAATGAGTACCATTAGAAACAGAGTTTATAAACCCCATATAAAGGGTGCCGTATTATAAAGTGGCACACTCTGCCAAGGACTGCAGCCAGAGAGACACAGTGTGCAAGCGGTTTAAGGTTTCTGTCAACAACACATGGCTTTGTTACTTGTTTGGCTTCTGTTAACTGTTGTGGatagaaaatcacattattatgGAATATaagtacaaaataaatctatGGATACGCATGTAAGCAAGTTTTTAATGTAACAACTACTCCGTAACCAAATGCAATACTATTTAACAGGCAGTCATACTTTACTTTTCTATTATCAGTTTACAAGCCAGTAAATGCAGTTTAATTGCACTGCAGCTGCAGTGATGAAGGTGTAAAAGACGATAGTAAAATGGACTAAGTTCTAACTTTAAATTGTTCCCTGTGTTCCTGTCAGTCAGCAGTAAACATGAGTTGCATCCTGCCAAAATGTAATGGATTCCCAAAGAGGTGGATtgctttgtttgaatgtttgaaatTATTGTTTGTACTTGCttcagcaataaataaaaaaaaaagtacaaaaggtGTTGTagttctgttgcttttttttttagctactGGGAGGAAATGCTGCTTCAAGTGCCTCCTAACCACTGGTGAAATTATGGAGTGTTGAAACGTGAGCGACTGCTGAAAGCTTGAAtggataaattacattttaccgGGACGGGAATGTACCTGTTGAATGTGTGttggtatgtttgtgtgtgtgtgtgtgtgtgtgtgtgtgtgtgtgtgtgtgtgtgtgtgtgtgtgtgtgtgtgtgtgtgtgtgtgtgtgtgtgtgtgtgtgttgacagtgcCCCAATATCCAGCTGACTAACAATAGACTGAACAGCCATAGGGTGCTGCAGTCACATGAGTGTGAAGTACTGGACTATGTATCCTTGATGCTCAACCTGTTTGTGAAACTCAAGGAGCTGAAGTCTGTCGCTCGTCTCTGAGCTCCCTCTGTCTGGGCAACAGGTAAAGACTCTCTCATGTCAGCGCTGCTACTTTAAATCAATGCCTTGTTTATCTGGAAATCTGGAAATGAATTGCTGTCTAACAACTATAACGTGAAGAAAACAGATTTCTCTGATTTCAGATCTTTTTATCGCCTGCTTAGATCTTTAAGTCACAtttaatacactaatataccACTCACACACGTTTGAGATAACATGCTTTTCACTGGGGGTTCTGGtgttaaaacaatgtaaattatctgatagaaaataaactaaatatttgtaGAGCAGTggagtatttctattttgtgATACTTTATAGTATTCAACACATTTGAgggaaaactattttatttaacttaacaACAACTGCTCTGTCACAAGatgaaggaaatatttttaGTATTATCCTGtgtaggaagaaaaaaagaacatttacttGAATACTGTACTAGAGTACAAATGTTTATAAAACAGTAGTTAGATCTACAGCAGCATCTGAACTACAACATTGAAAAACTTGCAACATTTTTGagattattttaagtatttattttcaatgcacgacctttacttgtaacagagtattttattGTGACACCGATCCCATTGCTCCGGTAATAGATAAGAATACTTTTTTCCACTCCTACCAAAGGGACCAAAGATATTTGGGTCAGTGTGGTCAGTGTGAACTGTCCAAATGTTTGCCATGTTATGCTCCGCTATGATGTTTAATGATCGGAAATATTTGTCAGTCTAAAAATAGGCTAATAGGGATTCATTTTGCAGAGCTCATCCATAACAAAATGTCTGACACGGAAGAAGTCATGGAGGAGGAAGTTCTGTATGTACTCATTTTTTgtactatatactatactatatttttatattgtgattaaaaaaaccaTTACTCTAAATAATGAAAActtatttgtgattttgttattctttttcttttttttcaatacttcTGAAGGGAGGAAGAAGGTAAGAATGATGCacttctccatgtttttatgtaCTTTACCTCATTTCATTTCCAATAATTTCACTAATCATTTATGGTCCTGCTCATCAGCTCAAGAGGAAGCCCTAGGTGAGAAAACTAcaataattttccttttttcttctcatgcAACAGTTTGTTAATGACCTCTTCTAACTTGCTTGTCTTCTAAATGTCtcctattttcttttctttgtcccAGATGAGTCAAAGCCCAAGCCAAAGTAAGTGTCTCAGATCTTCTTTAGTTTAGCAGTTAAAACCAAACTTAAAGCAGATCTTTCACTAATAAACTGCTCACTTCCACAGGTTCATGACAAATATTGCTCCTCCAAAGATCCCTGACGGTGATAAAGTGGATTTTGATGTGAGTCAACCTTTTTAAATATCTCCTTCTGAATAGAAACACAGCATCTTTCTTTccctgatttgttttttttttctgatggcAGGACATCCACAGGAAGCGTCAGGAGAAGGATCTGTCTGAGCTGCAGTCTCTGATCGAGGCTCACTTCATccagaggaagaaagaagaagaggagctcaTCACCCTCGTTAACAGAATTGTGAGTGTGTCAGTCAAAGAGGAATTATCGTGTTTCTGTTTCGTCCAAATCACCACAACAGTGTTTGATTCTTCATCCTGTAGGATAAACGTCGTgctgagagagcagagcagcagagggtccgggcagagagagagaaggagaggcagGCCAGACTTGCGGTATATGATCATACATGAACTCATTCATCATATCAGACAACGTCATCAGTTTCTCCACTAAATGATTGATCTGTGCTGCATACAGGATGAAAAAGAACGCAAGGAACAAGAGGAGCATCGTAAGAAGCACGACGACgacaacaggaagaagaaggcCCTCTCAAACATGACCGCGCAGTACAGCGCTGGACAGAAGGTCATTCTACTCCTCATCGCCTTTAGTGTTTAAATGAGAAGCATAGTGAAGAGGGAtggaaaaaaatactcaaaaatcCTACTCAAGTAGAAGCTTCATACATAGAAGCACAAAGGGAAACAAAAGTATCTCTTTGTTACTtcacagtgacacaaaaaaggtcatatcattatgatttatgtcataaaaacaaaaaaatcagcgCTAATGCAAATGCAATTGGAAATTGTTGCCTACCAActaacaaactgtgaaatattaaaaacccagtcagagcagactgggctttttcgAGAGGGGGGCTTAAGAGCAAGTTTTTTAAACTGAGCATTTCAGACAAAAGTGAATACAGGTATAATCACACAGACAGGTTGAGGacaatactgtgtttttttttaacattaaagcatggtAACATGTAGAAACCAAAAATGCAGgaatgaaactgaaaatgagAATTAAATGTCTCCTTTAGCTCATCAAGCTCAGTGATGCCCCTAGACAGCATCACTCTAAAATACTTTCCGTCTAACCTTTCTAAAATAATTTGAGTACAAAACCTAAATGAGCATAAACATAAATTAAACCTGAAATTATTGGtgtaaaaatgtagtttaaaattGTCATATTGGATTACAATTATGCAGTGATGGAATATAACTACCTTGACCAACTACAGCACTGAAATGCTGCTAACACATACTGTAAACACATCAgtagaaataaaacagtaaaatacactaaaaaatataatataatgtgtgtttactaATACAACACTCACAGGGCAGCTTTTATAATTCATTTTGCATCATAGTAAtgttttgaattacttttttttgtaatggagtagttttacaattttaaatctgtactttttcttaattaaagGATCAGAATACTTagtacagtatacagtatgtacctctacaataatattatagtacttttcctgaaaaaaacagatggattCAAAAACTACTTATTTGTAACATTCAGATTGACTTAAGTGTTTGTCTGCATTGTGACCAACACAGAGTGATAACAGAAAAGGAGCGAAGAAACAAActgagagggagaagaagaagaagatcctGGCCGACCGCAGGAAGCCTCTTACCGTTGATCATCTGAACGAGGACAAACTCAAGTAGGTCGAAGTTGAGCACCATGTCTCAAATGATGAACCCTGACATTAATAGGATTCTGATGATTGAAATGGTTGTTGTCACTGGATATACTATTGATACTCTAAATGTGACCCGTGGTTATTTGTGTTCAGGGAGAAGGCCAACGAGCTGAGGCAGTGGCTGATGGGACTGGAGGCTGAGAAGTTTGATCTGGGTGAAAAACTCAAAAGACAGAAGTATGATGTAAGTCATCCAGCGCAGCACAAGACAATGGAAACAATTGATTTGGTGATGAGGTCCTCTATCCCtatgagaaacaaaagaagaatgCGGCATCTGGGACAGATGTGGAAACAAGCACGGTTTAATGTCaagtattagaaataaatatgaGATGGGACTGACTCCAGCTCTTCGCGACCCTGCCAAGGATAAGTAGTTACAGATATTTGATGGATGAATTTTAGAAATGTGTGTCTGGAGAAACAATTTCTGCTATAAATCATCCGCCTCGTCAACTGCATCCTTCTTTAATTTTTCACCTGACACAAGTGGCACAAGCCTTGCAGGTGCATGAAGTTACATATTACAGGTGAAAGGTGTTTGgtcaaaaaagacaaacttgCTTTAAAGACAATGAACGCTTAACAAGATCTGTGTGTTCTTTCAGATCAACCAGCTTCTTGCTCGAGTCCAGGACCACCAGAGGTAAGAACACAAAACCCCAACTTAAAATATGTGCTACTTCTTTCCATTCTGAGATTTTTTATACACCATTCCACATCACATTTCCACCATTGTTACTGACACGGAAAGATCAAAGATATCAGAGTACGATCACAATCTTTTGAATGTTAATACAGACACACCTACAACATAGATTAACCACAAAACCCTCTCTGAGACTATTTATTCTCTCTGCCCATCTCAAACACGGGCATTGAATTATGAATGTCTTGGCTCAATTTGTTcaaatataatatgttttatattgcaCCTGGCAGGCTCTGGTAATCtaatctaaatgaaaaaaattccCACAGAAGTTGCAGAATTATTCTTAATTTCATACTTTGATACATATCTGAGCACAAAGGGGACTCTTTCAAAACtgcaaaggaaataaaactagttttatttgtaatgtCAGTAGCGTGACAAACTCTCAAGcttcagtaaaataaatttaTTTATGTGTTCTTACAATTTTGATTTAATCTAAACTTATTTCATGTCAGAACAGCGGTCTGAAATAGAGAACATGTCTGTGTTTACTATCAATACTGTACAAAATACATCCTGTTCACTCTTATGTGTTCTGGTTTGCTGAGTGCAGAAATTGAATGACGTCCACGTTTCCTAAACCTACTCGTTACTATGTTTTCCATCTGGCATTTATCTTTCCCTGCATCCTTTCAGTGCCAAAGGACGTGGCAAGGGCAAGATGGCCGGCCGGCTGAGGTAAAGGAGCAGCCAGACGGGGCCGAAGCAGACCGCGACACCAGTGATTGGCCAACGTgtcatttatgtgtgtattcattGTTCTGTTGTGTTGGGTTACATGTCAATTATCATGatatcaaaacaataaatatgtcTTTACATCCACTCTGCTGCCTCTCTGCAAACAATGCAGGTTGTCTGTTTCTTCGTTACTACGTCCAGCATTCAGTGCtacaacacatttaaacaaaaactcaaGCAGCCAGAACCTCTCAGTTACAGCTTATTCAATGTACTTTACCCTCAACAAATGGGATGAGATCTTGttgaaacatgtaaataaaaagggaCAAATGTGGGTCTGATGTAGAATAGTTTCATGTCTGCATACAAACAACTGTTCTTAacagtaaaatatctacatGAAGTGCATTTCTTTGGAAACAATCAGCAGTAGACACATTATTCTGTCAACatctaataaaataattgacGTGATAAAGAGAACGTCTACATGTCGCAGCATTAGTTTTGTCATTTCCagctttaattcaattttaaataaagagcAGAGATTCCTCAGCAAGGCTCCACATAGTGGTGATGCACAACATTATCTACTTATTGTTTCAGTtacataagaaaaatataacaaCTAGGACAGgagcgtgtgtgcgtgtgtgtgtgtgtgtgatgccgATGGAGAGGAGCTGATATGAACTGCCCTTCATTTAATCAAAGTCCTTACTGTACATTACAACTATGTTTTGATATACATATATCCACACCAGTGCATTTTCAACTTGTTCGTCTGGGAGTCTCAGCAGGAGCGTTTGGATGGTCCACGAGTGATGAACGGAACCTGCTGAAGGGAGTCCGTCCTCACCACAGGTGGGTTTCTCTGATCTCCGCGATCACCTGGCTGGCTTTCTGCAACGCCTGGACACACAAATAGAATAAACGTATTATTCCTATACCCTGAGCTGATGCCTTTTTGGTATATAAAAGGGTACTCTCTCATATATCAACTAGTTCTTTCACTGACgggtgcatttaaaaaaagaacggCATGAAGCCCATGATGACACCATGAATTGTGCATCACTTGCAAATGCTTTCTGCCCCGTCTCAAGGTCTGATCCACCAAAGAGAACACGCCCAGAAAGTTTGCAGCGGAGTTAAATTTACCCTTTTGCATCTGTTTGCAATTACCCATgtggcaaaatatatattttgagcGGTTTGCAGTGACGCATATTTCCATAAAAGGGGCACATTTTTAGTCCAAAATTCTCTTTTTGTTAGCATCCTTTTGCTGCAGCTCAACTATGAAACACAAATAGGGAGTTTTGCACTAAAAAGacattgaaatatatttgattgATTGTGAGAAACCCAAACTGCTGAGGCCTCAAATAAACCTCTAAATATAATTTGGTGCAGAGCAAGGTCAATGGATTTTGTTCCAAATCACTTACATTGATATCATATTTATCTTTTGATGGCAGTATAAACAGGAGGAACTATCACAGcaagaaaacactttaaatgttttaatgggcatctgaatattgttttaagacagattGTGAACCAATTCTTTCAAGCTTTATTTCTCAATTAATATAACTTTAATGAGTGAAGCTGTTTTTCATCTGGATCTACTCCTCTAAAGAGAAGAGCtaaagttttgattttttttttttacatatgtatatgttttaaataaccTTGACAAAGACCCCCGACCAAAACCTTTATGAGCAGTGAGCCTATGATTGATTCAGGATCTTGTTTGGGCGATCCGTTGTGACACTCGATCACCGTTACCTTGAGCATGTCAGCGGCCTCGGTGCGTCTCTGGGCCATGTCCTCGGACTCTGTCAGCAGGTCGTCCAGCAGGCCCGTCTTATATAACTGACCCACCAGCTCACTCTGCAGGCAGTCCTTCACATGGTTCACCAGGAAGTGCATCACCGCCTTCGGTACACTGAGGCAAAAACAACAACGGAGGGTGAGAAGACGGTACGGCGCATAAGAGCGGCGCAACAATGCCAAGTTATCGAAAATGTTATCATGGTaggtgaaaaaagaaagagcgaGGCTGATTACACGAGTACCTGTCCTGGATGTTTTTTCGTACAATCAGGAAGTATGACTTGATGAGTCTCTCGATGACCTCGCAGTCCCTCTGCTCTCGAGCGGACAACTTTCTGGACACTGGTACAGGCTGACAGTGAAAAAGtattaagaatacattttaaaaaaaacattatttttacaacaaaaaggATTACTTAACTAGATTTAAGTTAGACTTAAATGCATAATGTGGAAcgtgaacaagaaaaaaaaactaatggaaacaaaaactatgaataaaaaacaattcattGCAATGGCACCCTTATGGGATATTGAGaccaaaaaaatattgaaaaggttgtttttacatttcaatgtGTGTTTGCCTACAACATTAGAAAACGTGACCCTCTTATGTCTCGTTGCTCTCCATATGATACATAACTGTAGAGCAATAACTACAATACAGAAATTGCACGTTCTTTAAATTGTTGAAACCAACAATGGCATGTTTTGAATCCGTTACAATGTCTACAAATGCAGAGTACCCACCACATCCAGCAGGTTGACAGCGTGGCCCTTTTGTGGGCTTGAAGACAGTGGGTACTGGAGCATGGCTCTGTCACCAGCTGATCCGTCCTCTCCCTTCCTCAACATGCCCCTCCAGTTCCCCGTCCCGCCGTCTGTCTGCTCGGAGCCGCTCTGAGAGCCGCCTGCTGCAGCCTgcgggggggagagagagacgggggagagAGAAGACGTGTGATGAATGCTGCACATGTTAAGGCAATTATAAGGGCTGGAAGTGCATCATGCGTGTGTATGTAATCACTGTTAACTTTCAGAAGAGTTTAAATAGTAGCATGCCACAGGGCTTCTTTGACTTCACTGCAAAGAAGTAAATCAGGAGTATTGTTCATTCTTCAAACTTAGTGTAGGAGGACTGTTGGAAAACACTGACAGTTAGAGGGCATAAATGACATAACCCAGGTTTAGATTGGatgatatgaaaatatatacatCATGATATAAGAGATGTTAACATACTGTTTCCTCAGCAGTAGCAggaaatattgtaatattggGTTTACAGGACTTTTGGTCATTCATTTGttgatttagatttatttcTCAGATTAGCCAGAGGGagaattattgttattttaccaaacaatgttatatttttcaataGAGTTCTGAGAAAGACTGCTATGTCTTTATACAAGTACAATATGTTTTTCCATATCACCCACTCTTACCAAGGCAAAGTTTCTTAAGTAAAAGAGCACATGCaaattattatgactttattttaattagcAATATTATATTAGTTGTGAGCAATCAGCATGCAGAAAAATGGGTTAGTTACACATAGTTAAAGaatgaaggtcaaaggtcattcaGATCAGGTTTATAAAAGGGAACAAACTGCCCCTCAAATCCCGCTGCATTTTCAGGACACTAAAGGCCCAACCACCTGCTACATCAGGGTTTGAGTAAATTTAGAGGAGAGTACTTTCATAGGGGATCAGAGCACAGTGTAAACTGGGAAATAAGGACGACAGTAGGGTCATGGGGGGGGGTCAGAGGTTAAATGTGGGCAGGCAGCGGGCGAACGGGTCACACCTTGGTGGCCTCGCCCTCAAGGGCAAAAGGctcagaaggagagagagactgaccACCTGGGCCTCTAAGGGACTAGAGAAAGACAACATCAAGAAGAAAAGAGTGTAGCTACAGGCAGAGGTGTGAAGGAACTTTACATACTGTTAGATTTATTACGAAATAATGTTGAAGTTGGTCAATTCTTCAGTGAAAAAGGACTGAATCTTTATGTGCAATGTGTTCAAGCCATTGacaagaaacagagaaaaatgtaaatcgGGATGACTGACTGTACCTTGTCTCTGGGGACGGCAGAGGGCAGGTCTCTCATTCTGTTGCGTCTCTGCTCCTATGAGAgaggaagtttaaaaaatgaatctctGTCAAATCCCTAAAGAAGAAAGATAGAAACTGtatttatgtcttaaaaaaaataaagcttcattttttttaattttacttttggtaATGCTAACTTTAATCTCTCTTTGAGAAAACCTTTCCTTTAGTAgtgcctttaaataaaaacatgttcccAATGAGAGTGAATCAAAACATTTGCGGTCGTGGCAGCTAAGCAATGAGCTGAGAGTCGCTACAAAGATCCGTAAAGCCGAGGAAGCAACAGACTCGGGTGAGAACTCTTTGTAGGTTCATCACAATGAGCGACCCCTCTAACAATTTCACACATTGTTATTACAAACATGTTGATTATGGGATTACAAAACACATAATTTAACAGATGCATTATGTGTGGTTAGCTTCCAGTCAGAGAAGTGCAGCGCTGTCTTACCTCTATGTTGTTGTTCATGAGGCCACAGGCATCGGCAAAGTCAGGGTGCTTGGTGTTGATATAGGCCAGCTCAATGGCAACCAGGTTGTGAAcctgtagaaaaaataaaaatagattgaTTAATCAGCACTAGGATGCCCATTAACTTCCCTTAAAGTGGTGTTCAGTGTGAGCAGGTCCTGACCATTTCATTGGTGACTGGGAGTCTCTTCCTGAGTAACGAGGTGACCACTTCTACTATGGCATCATGGAGCTTTGGAAACCTCAGTAACTCctgcagagataaaaaaaaaaatagtgtttgtttatatttaatagaCTTCTAGTACATGACGTGGTTAGTCCAGGTGACATCACTTTTGTGGGTTTAATATGTATACGTGAATCTGTGTTCCTCACCTGCGTGCTGTAGTTGCTGCAGTGCTGGATGATCCTCTGCATCTCCTCGTGAACCAGCTCCACGCAGCGTAGACTGGGATCCTCCAGGCGCTTCACCTGCCGCTTTACCAGCAACTCAAAGGAAACCTCAGGCACGAATAGAGCCGGCCTCGGGCCCTGAAGAATACAATGAAGCTATGAGTCTTCAAAAAAAAGgtgccatttaaaaaacacagatcatAAGTTAAAGAGGAAGCAGAAACCCACCGTTGCATTTCTGATTGCTGTGAGCACATCGA
This is a stretch of genomic DNA from Anoplopoma fimbria isolate UVic2021 breed Golden Eagle Sablefish chromosome 19, Afim_UVic_2022, whole genome shotgun sequence. It encodes these proteins:
- the tnnt2d gene encoding troponin T2d, cardiac isoform X1 encodes the protein MSDTEEVMEEEVLEEEDESKPKPKFMTNIAPPKIPDGDKVDFDDIHRKRQEKDLSELQSLIEAHFIQRKKEEEELITLVNRIDKRRAERAEQQRVRAEREKERQARLADEKERKEQEEHRKKHDDDNRKKKALSNMTAQYSAGQKSDNRKGAKKQTEREKKKKILADRRKPLTVDHLNEDKLKEKANELRQWLMGLEAEKFDLGEKLKRQKYDINQLLARVQDHQSAKGRGKGKMAGRLR
- the tnnt2d gene encoding troponin T2d, cardiac isoform X2 yields the protein MSDTEEVMEEEVLEEEAQEEALDESKPKPKFMTNIAPPKIPDGDKVDFDDIHRKRQEKDLSELQSLIEAHFIQRKKEEEELITLVNRIDKRRAERAEQQRVRAEREKERQARLADEKERKEQEEHRKKHDDDNRKKKALSNMTAQYSAGQKSDNRKGAKKQTEREKKKKILADRRKPLTVDHLNEDKLKEKANELRQWLMGLEAEKFDLGEKLKRQKYDINQLLARVQDHQSAKGRGKGKMAGRLR
- the tnnt2d gene encoding troponin T2d, cardiac isoform X3, whose protein sequence is MTNIAPPKIPDGDKVDFDDIHRKRQEKDLSELQSLIEAHFIQRKKEEEELITLVNRIDKRRAERAEQQRVRAEREKERQARLADEKERKEQEEHRKKHDDDNRKKKALSNMTAQYSAGQKSDNRKGAKKQTEREKKKKILADRRKPLTVDHLNEDKLKEKANELRQWLMGLEAEKFDLGEKLKRQKYDCQRTWQGQDGRPAEVKEQPDGAEADRDTSDWPTCHLCVYSLFCCVGLHVNYHDIKTINMSLHPLCCLSANNAGCLFLRYYVQHSVLQHI